One region of Brassica napus cultivar Da-Ae chromosome A10, Da-Ae, whole genome shotgun sequence genomic DNA includes:
- the LOC125579010 gene encoding probably inactive leucine-rich repeat receptor-like protein kinase At5g48380, whose protein sequence is MSIQTLFSTCFWFLLVSSYAAANEADTAGFICKFSGVTCWHDDENRVLSIKVNGFGLKGEFPVGIKQCSDLVGLELSRNNFSGVLPSNIGSLVPSLTTLDVSDNQFSGEIPVSLSNITFLNTLTLQNNSFTGPLPPELVSLPRLTKFSVAFNQLTGPVPNFNLKFGRENFASNEGLCGQPMDPCVDPEEDIIRLGKIGAAVGAALFAPLGAFLDWFVFSGRKKKQEDRRHRSWIFHIGD, encoded by the exons ATGTCCATACAAACACTATTCTCAACTTGCTTCTGGTTCTTGCTGGTGTCTAGCTACGCAGCCGCAAACGAGGCCGAC ACTGCAGGTTTTATCTGCAAGTTCAGTGGTGTGACTTGCTGGCATGATGATGAGAATAGGGTTTTGAGCATTAAGGTTAATGGCTTTGGTCTCAAAGGAGAGTTTCCTGTTGGGATTAAGCAATGTTCTGATTTAGTGGGTCTAGAACTTAGTAGAAACAACTTCTCCGGAGTTTTACCGTCAAATATAGGCTCCTTGGTTCCATCTCTTACGACTTTGGACGTCTCTGACAATCAATTCTCCGGTGAAATCCCTGTCTCTCTATCAAATATTACCTTTCTGAACACTCTTACGCTTCAGAATAACAGCTTCACTGGCCCACTTCCTCCAGAGCTAGTGTCACTTCCGCGTCTCACCAAGTTCTCAGTGGCATTCAATCAACTGACCGGTCCTGTTCCAAATTTCAACTTGAAGTTTGGACGGGAGAACTTTGCTAGTAACGAGGGTTTATGTGGGCAGCCTATGGATCCTTGTGTTGACCCGGAAGAAGATATAATACGGTTAGGGAAGATCGGTGCAGCAGTTGGTGCAGCCTTATTTGCACCGCTAGGTGCGTTCTTAGACTGGTTCGTCTTCAGTGGtaggaagaagaagcaagaagatagAAGACACCGTAGCTGGATTTTCCACATTGGGGATTAA